One window of the Phycodurus eques isolate BA_2022a chromosome 7, UOR_Pequ_1.1, whole genome shotgun sequence genome contains the following:
- the rab38a gene encoding ras-related protein Rab-38, with translation MQNNHAKEHLYKILVIGDLGVGKTSIIKRYVHHNFSPNYRATIGVDFALKVLNLDQETVRLQLWDIAGQERFGNMTRVYYREAMGAFIVFDVTRPASFEAVTKWKEDLDSKVTLANGKHVATVLLANKCDQGRDVLTNNGIKMEQFCQENGFVGCFETSAKENINIDEAANCLVKHIISSENDMLQSEVQDTITPQLDTDKGGTCSSCFRSQ, from the exons ATGCAGAACAACCACGCCAAGGAGCACCTCTACAAGATCCTGGTCATAGGAGACCTGGGCGTGGGCAAGACCAGCATCATCAAGCGCTATGTGCACCACAACTTCAGCCCAAACTACAGAGCCACAATCGGGGTGGACTTTGCCCTCAAAGTGCTCAACTTGGACCAGGAGACTGTGCGCCTCCAGCTGTGGGACATCGCAG GTCAAGAGAGATTTGGCAACATGACCCGCGTGTACTACCGCGAGGCAATGGGCGCCTTCATAGTGTTCGATGTGACAAGGCCCGCCTCCTTTGAGGCAGTCACCAAATGGAAGGAGGACTTGGATTCTAAAGTGACACTAGCCAATGGGAAGCATGTGGCCACGGTGCTCCTGGCTAACAAATGTGACCAGGGACGCGATGTACTCACCAATAATGGAATAAAGATGGAGCAGTTCTGCCAGGAGAATGGCTTTGTGGGATGTTTTGAGACATCGgctaag GAAAACATCAACATTGACGAGGCAGCTAACTGCTTGGTGAAACACATAATTTCCAGTGAGAACGACATGCTCCAATCGGAGGTCCAGGATACCATCACCCCCCAGTTAGATACGGACAAAGGCGGGACATGCTCCTCCTGCTTCAGATCGCAGTAA
- the ctsc gene encoding dipeptidyl peptidase 1 — MRLSGVLACVLVVCTGLCWGDTPANCTYEDLLGKWVFQVSDRGHDKSVNCSAEATGGSMVTVTLEKLSVANDDLGNSGFFTLIYNQGFEVVINGYKWFAFFKYTEEGPKVTSFCDHTLPGWVHDVLGNNWGCFVGKKVNPVPPQAYYKPVLSSRLFKRPFTPNQGVIESINSAQNSWKAMSYPEYKTYSLQELHYRAGGPASRISVHVRPTPVTAQVTKLVAALPQHWDWRNIDGINFVSPVRNQASCGSCYSFASMGILEARIRILTNNSEAPILSPQQVVSCSKYSQGCDGGFPYLIGKYIQDFGIVDESCFAYVGKDTPCRVPKNCSRTYVAEYSYVGGFYGGCSEAAMMLELVQNGPMAVAFEVYPDFMYYKEGIYHHTGILDSFNPFELTNHAVLLVGYGRCHMTGQKYWLVKNSWGTGWGENGYFRIRRGSDECSIESIAVAAKPIPSL; from the exons ATGAGGCTGAGCGGCGTCCTGGCGTGTGTGCTCGTCGTTTGTACCGGGCTGTGTTGGGGGGACACCCCGGCCAACTGCACCTACGAGGACCTTCTGGGGAAGTGGGTGTTCCAGGTGTCCGACCGAGGCCACGACAAGAGCGTCAACTGCTCCGCTGAAG CCACAGGTGGGAGCATGGTGACGGTGACCCTTGAGAAGCTGTCTGTGGCCAATGACGACTTGGGAAACAGCGGCTTCTTCACCCTAATCTACAACCAGGGTTTTGAAGTAGTCATCAATGGCTACAAATGGTTTGCATTCTTCAAG TACACTGAAGAGGGCCCGAAGGTGACCAGCTTTTGTGACCATACCCTACCAGGATGGGTGCATGATGTTTTAGGCAACAACTGGGGGTGTTTTGTTGGAAAGAAAGTGAACCCAGTACCACCGCAAGCTTACTATAAACCAGTCTTGAGCTCCAG GCTCTTCAAAAGGCCTTTTACACCAAACCAAGGTGTCATTGAGTCCATTAACTCAGCCCAGAATTCATGGAAGGCCATGTCCTACCCAGAATATAAGACTTACTCACTGCAGGAGCTGCACTACAGAGCCGGAGGACCCGCCTCCCGCATTTCTGT CCATGTTCGCCCTACGCCTGTGACAGCCCAAGTAACCAAGTTGGTGGCGGCTCTACCGCAGCACTGGGACTGGAGGAACATAGATGGCATAAACTTTGTCAGCCCTGTGCGAAACCAAG CTTCATGCGGTAGCTGCTACTCCTTCGCCTCCATGGGAATACTCGAGGCTCGCATCCGAATCTTAACCAACAACAGTGAGGCTCCCATACTCAGCCCCCAACAAGTGGTCTCCTGCTCTAAATATTCTCAAG GTTGTGATGGTGGCTTTCCATACCTGATTGGAAAGTACATCCAAGACTTTGGTATTGTGGATGAGTCCTGCTTTGCATATGTTGGAAAGGACACTCCCTGCAGGGTCCCTAAAAACTGTAGCCGCACTTACGTAGCAGAATACAGCTATGTGGGAGGATTTTATGGCGGCTGCAGTGAGGCTGCCATGATGCTGGAACTGGTCCAGAATGGCCCCATGGCAGTGGCCTTTGAG GTGTACCCAGACTTCATGTACTACAAGGAGGGCATCTACCACCACACGGGCATCTTGGATTCCTTCAACCCCTTCGAGCTGACCAACCACGCCGTGCTGCTGGTGGGCTACGGCCGCTGTCACATGACCGGCCAGAAATACTGGCTTGTCAAGAATAGCTGGGGCACCGGCTGGGGAGAGAACGGCTACTTCCGAATCCGCCGGGGAAGTGACGAGTGTTCCATCGAGAGCATTGCAGTCGCAGCCAAGCCCATCCCCAGCCTCTAG